The Arachis hypogaea cultivar Tifrunner chromosome 19, arahy.Tifrunner.gnm2.J5K5, whole genome shotgun sequence genome has a window encoding:
- the LOC112779418 gene encoding pentatricopeptide repeat-containing protein At2g20540 isoform X2 yields the protein MLKVFIIAHARSMYGAKVLLSEVMKPLHRIIEDKLISLLQSCRTSKHMCQIQAQIITYGLQHNHFITPNFINVCFNLTKMGHAQKLFDKMYEPNTASWNAMFTGYSHVEFYRDVVVLFARMNREGALPNCFTFPMVVKSCAKVNAEREGKQVHCLVVRYGFISNSFVGTSLIDMYSSWGSVGDAYKVFAEIPQKNVVAWTCIIVAYISCHDMLSAQCLFDVAPERDVILWNTMVSGYIEVGDMVAARKLFDKMPNRDIQSWNTMLNGYANNRNVESFEKIFKEMPERNVFSWNGLIGGYARNGLLSDVLESFKHMLVEGYVLPNNATLVTVLSTCSRLGALDMGKWVHVYAERIGYKGDLHVGNALIDMYAKCGVIEKAINVFNHQHKKDIITWNTIINGLAVHGNAADALSMFDRMKHGGVKPDEVTFVGILSACTHMGLVRDGFTYFQSMVDSYSLVPQIEHYGCMVDLLGKAGLLEQAVNFVRKMPVKPDAVIWAALLGACRKYKNVEIAELALTQLIELEPKNTANFVMLSNIYKDLGRWEDVAKLKVAMRDTGFKKMPGCSVIEANDSVVEFYSLDERHPETENIYRTLRGLTILIRSYGYVPNPGIVA from the coding sequence ATGCTTAAAGTGTTCATTATTGCTCATGCTAGAAGTATGTATGGAGCGAAGGTTCTATTGAGTGAAGTTATGAAGCCACTGCATCGAATTATCGAAGACAAGTTGATTTCCCTCTTACAATCATGTAGAACATCAAAACACATGTGTCAGATTCAAGCCCAAATAATTACCTATGGACTCCAACACAATCATTTCATCACTCCAAATTTCATCAATGTGTGTTTCAACCTCACTAAAATGGGTCATGCCCAGAAACTGTTTGACAAAATGTATGAACCGAACACTGCCTCATGGAATGCCATGTTCACAGGCTACTCTCATGTTGAGTTTTACCGGGACGTTGTTGTTTTGTTTGCCCGAATGAACCGGGAGGGTGCATTGCCCAATTGCTTTACCTTCCCTATGGTTGTCAAGTCTTGTGCAAAGGTGAATGCAGAAAGAGAAGGTAAACAAGTTCATTGTCTTGTGGTGAGATACGGTTTCATATCAAACTCCTTCGTGGGAACTTCATTGATTGACATGTATTCGTCATGGGGATCCGTTGGGGATGCTTACAAGGTGTTTGCTGAAATTCCTCAGAAGAATGTAGTTGCTTGGACTTGTATCATTGTTGCCTACATTTCATGTCATGACATGCTTTCTGCCCAGTGCTTGTTTGATGTGGCACCAGAGCGCGATGTGATCCTCTGGAACACTATGGTTTCAGGCTATATTGAGGTGGGAGATATGGTGGCTGCCAGAAAACTTTTCGATAAGATGCCGAATCGGGACATTCAGTCTTGGAACACCATGCTGAATGGTTATGCGAATAATAGAAATGTTGAATCATTTGAGAAAATATTCAAGGAGATGCCTGAAAGGAATGTGTTTTCTTGGAATGGGTTAATTGGAGGCTATGCTCGGAATGGCCTATTGTCTGATGTTTTGGAATCTTTTAAACACATGTTAGTTGAAGGTTATGTTCTGCCTAACAATGCCACGCTTGTCACAGTGTTGTCTACATGTTCAAGATTAGGTGCCCTTGATATGGGTAAGTGGGTGCATGTGTATGCAGAAAGGATTGGTTATAAGGGAGATCTGCATGTTGGAAATGCCCTAATTGACATGTATGCAAAATGTGGGGTTATTGAAAAAGCGATTAATGTGTTTAACCATCAGCATAAGAAGGATATAATTACTTGGAACACAATCATTAATGGCCTCGCCGTGCATGGGAATGCAGCTGATGCCTTGAGTATGTTTGATAGGATGAAGCATGGTGGAGTGAAACCAGATGAAGTTACTTTCGTGGGAATTCTGTCTGCTTGTACACATATGGGGTTAGTCAGGGATGGATTCACATATTTTCAATCCATGGTTGATAGTTATTCACTTGTGCCTCAAATTGAGCATTATGGGTGTATGGTTGATTTGCTTGGAAAAGCTGGTCTCTTAGAACAAGCTGTAAATTTTGTGAGAAAGATGCCGGTGAAACCAGATGCAGTTATATGGGCGGCATTGCTTGGGGCATGTAGAAAATACAAGAATGTTGAAATCGCAGAGCTGGCTCTTACACAACTCATCGAACTCGAACCTAAAAACACCGCAAACTTTGTCATGCTTTCAAACATATATAAAGACCTTGGAAGATGGGAAGATGTTGCCAAGTTGAAGGTTGCAATGAGAGATACTGGTTTCAAGAAAATGCCTGGATGTAGTGTTATTGAGGCCAATGATAGTGTGGTGGAGTTTTATTCTTTGGATGAAAGGCATCCGGAGACAGAGAATATATACAGGACATTGCGCGGATTGACAATTTTGATAAGATCGTATGGATATGTTCCAAATCCTGGTATTGTTGCTTGA
- the LOC112779418 gene encoding pentatricopeptide repeat-containing protein At2g20540 isoform X1, which translates to MYGAKVLLSEVMKPLHRIIEDKLISLLQSCRTSKHMCQIQAQIITYGLQHNHFITPNFINVCFNLTKMGHAQKLFDKMYEPNTASWNAMFTGYSHVEFYRDVVVLFARMNREGALPNCFTFPMVVKSCAKVNAEREGKQVHCLVVRYGFISNSFVGTSLIDMYSSWGSVGDAYKVFAEIPQKNVVAWTCIIVAYISCHDMLSAQCLFDVAPERDVILWNTMVSGYIEVGDMVAARKLFDKMPNRDIQSWNTMLNGYANNRNVESFEKIFKEMPERNVFSWNGLIGGYARNGLLSDVLESFKHMLVEGYVLPNNATLVTVLSTCSRLGALDMGKWVHVYAERIGYKGDLHVGNALIDMYAKCGVIEKAINVFNHQHKKDIITWNTIINGLAVHGNAADALSMFDRMKHGGVKPDEVTFVGILSACTHMGLVRDGFTYFQSMVDSYSLVPQIEHYGCMVDLLGKAGLLEQAVNFVRKMPVKPDAVIWAALLGACRKYKNVEIAELALTQLIELEPKNTANFVMLSNIYKDLGRWEDVAKLKVAMRDTGFKKMPGCSVIEANDSVVEFYSLDERHPETENIYRTLRGLTILIRSYGYVPNPGIVA; encoded by the coding sequence ATGTATGGAGCGAAGGTTCTATTGAGTGAAGTTATGAAGCCACTGCATCGAATTATCGAAGACAAGTTGATTTCCCTCTTACAATCATGTAGAACATCAAAACACATGTGTCAGATTCAAGCCCAAATAATTACCTATGGACTCCAACACAATCATTTCATCACTCCAAATTTCATCAATGTGTGTTTCAACCTCACTAAAATGGGTCATGCCCAGAAACTGTTTGACAAAATGTATGAACCGAACACTGCCTCATGGAATGCCATGTTCACAGGCTACTCTCATGTTGAGTTTTACCGGGACGTTGTTGTTTTGTTTGCCCGAATGAACCGGGAGGGTGCATTGCCCAATTGCTTTACCTTCCCTATGGTTGTCAAGTCTTGTGCAAAGGTGAATGCAGAAAGAGAAGGTAAACAAGTTCATTGTCTTGTGGTGAGATACGGTTTCATATCAAACTCCTTCGTGGGAACTTCATTGATTGACATGTATTCGTCATGGGGATCCGTTGGGGATGCTTACAAGGTGTTTGCTGAAATTCCTCAGAAGAATGTAGTTGCTTGGACTTGTATCATTGTTGCCTACATTTCATGTCATGACATGCTTTCTGCCCAGTGCTTGTTTGATGTGGCACCAGAGCGCGATGTGATCCTCTGGAACACTATGGTTTCAGGCTATATTGAGGTGGGAGATATGGTGGCTGCCAGAAAACTTTTCGATAAGATGCCGAATCGGGACATTCAGTCTTGGAACACCATGCTGAATGGTTATGCGAATAATAGAAATGTTGAATCATTTGAGAAAATATTCAAGGAGATGCCTGAAAGGAATGTGTTTTCTTGGAATGGGTTAATTGGAGGCTATGCTCGGAATGGCCTATTGTCTGATGTTTTGGAATCTTTTAAACACATGTTAGTTGAAGGTTATGTTCTGCCTAACAATGCCACGCTTGTCACAGTGTTGTCTACATGTTCAAGATTAGGTGCCCTTGATATGGGTAAGTGGGTGCATGTGTATGCAGAAAGGATTGGTTATAAGGGAGATCTGCATGTTGGAAATGCCCTAATTGACATGTATGCAAAATGTGGGGTTATTGAAAAAGCGATTAATGTGTTTAACCATCAGCATAAGAAGGATATAATTACTTGGAACACAATCATTAATGGCCTCGCCGTGCATGGGAATGCAGCTGATGCCTTGAGTATGTTTGATAGGATGAAGCATGGTGGAGTGAAACCAGATGAAGTTACTTTCGTGGGAATTCTGTCTGCTTGTACACATATGGGGTTAGTCAGGGATGGATTCACATATTTTCAATCCATGGTTGATAGTTATTCACTTGTGCCTCAAATTGAGCATTATGGGTGTATGGTTGATTTGCTTGGAAAAGCTGGTCTCTTAGAACAAGCTGTAAATTTTGTGAGAAAGATGCCGGTGAAACCAGATGCAGTTATATGGGCGGCATTGCTTGGGGCATGTAGAAAATACAAGAATGTTGAAATCGCAGAGCTGGCTCTTACACAACTCATCGAACTCGAACCTAAAAACACCGCAAACTTTGTCATGCTTTCAAACATATATAAAGACCTTGGAAGATGGGAAGATGTTGCCAAGTTGAAGGTTGCAATGAGAGATACTGGTTTCAAGAAAATGCCTGGATGTAGTGTTATTGAGGCCAATGATAGTGTGGTGGAGTTTTATTCTTTGGATGAAAGGCATCCGGAGACAGAGAATATATACAGGACATTGCGCGGATTGACAATTTTGATAAGATCGTATGGATATGTTCCAAATCCTGGTATTGTTGCTTGA
- the LOC140182345 gene encoding uncharacterized protein has protein sequence MGDFNEVVRVEERKGANALTASAKDFRNWIRDMELVDLELNNHKFTWFRGQSCSRIDRVFISLEWLEQIPEIRLKGGSRGLSDHCPLIVEDSRLRGGQGHFEEEWRGLGEVQFIEKLKALTIPLSRWDKEKFGDIDLKVQQLEDKIRKLDDLASDGIYDVTMEERRRALVSFCKCWYVRKEIHWKQMSRSRHAKYMDRNTRYFHNLASVRRRSNRIDALVISGRLVRNQARIKSAIRDFYKNLYRQEASPLVGFRDDLVNKIHEEEATDLEMMPSADEIKEAVWDCELSKAPGCDGYNMNFIKKCWEEIGPEFTAAVMDFFQSAELPRDSNVT, from the exons ATGGGTGATTTTAATGAGGTTGTGAGAgtagaagaaaggaaaggagcTAATGCTTTAACAGCATCAGCGAAAGATTTTAGAAACTGGATACGGGATATGGAGTTAGTGGATTTAGAACTGAATAATCACAAATTTACATGGTTCAGAGGCCAATCTTGCAGTCGCATTGATAGAGTATTCATTAGCCTGGAATGGCTTGAACAGATTCCTGAGATACGGCTTAAAGGTGGGTCAAGAGGTTTATCTGATCATTGTCCTTTGATAGTGGAGGACAGTAGATTAAGAGGGGGCCAAGGCCATTTCGAA gaagaatggaggggtcTAGGAGAGGTTCAATTTATTGAAAAGTTGAAGGCTTTGACGATACCTTTGAGTAGATGGGACAAGGAGAAGTTTGGTGATATTGATTTGAAGGTACAGCAATTGGAGGATAAAATCAGAAAGTTGGATGATTTGGCTAGTGATGGAATTTATGATGTGACTatggaggaaagaaggagagctCTAGTTAGCTTCTGTAAGTGTTGGTATGTCAGGAAGGAAAtccattggaagcagatgtcaaGGTCTCGACATGCTAAGTACATGGATAGGAACACTAGATATTTTCATAATTTAGCCTcagtaagaagaagaagtaatCGGATTGATGCGTTGGTGATAAGTGGCAGATTAGTGAGGAATCAAGCCAGGATTAAAAGTGCAATAAGAGATTTTTACAAGAACTTGTATCGTCAGGAAGCATCACCTTTAGTAGGTTTTCGGGATGACCTAGTTAACAAGATACATGAAGAGGAGGCTACAGACTTGGAGATGATGCCTTCAGCTGATGAAATAAAGGAAGCAGTTTGGGATTGCGAGTTGTCTAAGGCCCCTGGCTGTGATGGCTACAatatgaacttcataaagaaGTGTTGGGAAGAAATTGGTCCTGAATTTACTGCAGCTGTCATGGATTTCTTTCAGTCAGCTGAGCTACCAAGAGATTCTAATGTTACATGA